Proteins encoded in a region of the Ornithodoros turicata isolate Travis chromosome 3, ASM3712646v1, whole genome shotgun sequence genome:
- the LOC135388997 gene encoding nuclear receptor 2C2-associated protein-like: protein MASLITPDCRIRVSSVLNKDAKQFGKKHLTDGVDDTCWNSDQGTPQWIHIEFPSPVLPTELQMQFQGGFVGKDVHLESVDSTVSNSFVRVCDIYPSDDNSTQSFPVKLQNPVVALRILFGSSTDMFGRIVLYKLDCLG, encoded by the exons ATGGCAAGTTTAATAACACCAGACTGCAGAATTAG AGTGAGCTCCGTACTCAACAAGGACGCCAAACAGTTCGGAAAGAAGCACCTCACAGACGGGGTTGATGACACATGTTGGAACTCTGATCAG GGCACACCACAATGGATACACATAGAGTTTCCATCTCCTGTGCTACCTACGGAGCTTCAAATGCAGTTTCAGGGTGGATTTGTGGGCAAAGACGTCCATTTGGAGTCGGTGGATTCAACAGTTTCAAACAGCTTTGTCCGAGTTTGTGATATCTACCCCAGTGATGACAACTCTACTCAA AGTTTTCCAGTGAAACTGCAAAATCCAGTGGTGGCACTACGAATTCTGTTTGGGTCGAGCACCGACATGTTCGGAAGAATTGTGTTGTATAAGCTAGATTGCCTAGGATGA
- the LOC135388994 gene encoding RAB6A-GEF complex partner protein 2-like isoform X2: MIEVNARLLRSVVYVAGDCVDCLVTFKNTATESNHEQNRNCLKKSSAIENLAWASAQIHCHCAVDEAKVLFPKSPSQEQIATGSTDTSFIPCRGEKGHVVFSSKPKILFCDLCLMPGESKTFVYKEMIPTSVPPSYKGQAVRYAYKITIGAQKVNALTKLLRIPIKVFVVKDLTEVLKRRLAKSVPHNPFLPQASKQSVLEIAFDYLEDLTSRRRPNYYNITHQNGKVVRFCLLKSSFRLGEDIVGTFDFAEATIPCVQYSVTLQSEEEVLGESSANGESRVTTLGYCKQHEFCLHLRTTHLALPVPVHITPSFRSDIVPLSFYPSTIAVELRWKLHFEFVVTTTPVPLPAARTPSGNWHAPELLEVQTMVWDLPISLYPTHPSHVANAIKAPSQGTLYLC; encoded by the exons ATGATCGAGGTGAACGCCAGACTCCTCCGCAGTGTTGTGTATGTGGCCGGTGACTGTGTCGACTGCCTTGTCACATTCAAGAACACCGCGACCGAGAGCAATCATGAGCAGAATAGAAACTG TCTCAAGAAAAGTTCTGCCATCGAAAATTTGGCATGGGCAAGTGCTCAGATCCATTGCCACTGTGCGGTGGATGAAGCCAAAGTTCTCTTCCCAAAGTCTCCTTCGCAAGAACAGATAGCTACGGGGTCAACCGACACATCGTTCATTCCCTGCCGAG GTGAGAAGGGACACGTCGTATTTTCGTCCAAGCCAAAAATCTTGTTCTGCGATTTATGTCTAATGCCTGGGGAGAGTAAAACAT TTGTATATAAAGAAATGATACCCACGTCAGTGCCTCCTTCGTACAAGGGACAAGCAGTGCGATACGCTTACAAAATCACCATTGGAGCTCAAAAGGTGAACGCACTCACCAAGCTTCTACGAATACCCATTAAAGTATTTGTAGTCAAAG ATCTGACTGAAGTGCTAAAAAGGCGTTTGGCGAAGTCTGTACCCCACAATCCATTTCTTCCTCAAGCTAGCAAGCAATCTGTCCTAGAAATTGCCTTTGATTATCTCGAAGATCTCACCTCAAGGAGAAGGCCCA ATTATTATAACATAACCCATCAGAATGGCAAAGTGGTAAGGTTTTGTCTTCTCAAGAGCTCCTTCAGGCTCGGGGAGGACATAGTCGGGACGTTCGACTTTGCTGAAGCGACCATACCGTGTGTACAG TACTCAGTGACACTTCAGAGTGAGGAAGAGGTGTTGGGAGAGTCCTCAGCGAACGGAGAGTCTCGTGTGACAACGTTAGGCtactgcaagcagcacgaatTTTGCCTGCACCTACGCACTACCCACCTGGCTCTTCCTGTGCCCGTTCACATCACGCCTTCCTTCCGCTCTGATATTG TACCGCTCAGTTTCTACCCCTCCACCATTGCAGTGGAACTACGGTGGAAGCTTCACTTCGAATTCGTCGTCACGACGACGCCCGTCCCCCTCCCCGCTGCTAGAACGCCATCTGGTAATTGGCACGCGCCCGAACTGCTGGAGGTTCAGACTATGGTGTGGGATCTCCCCATATCTCTGTACCCAACGCATCCGAGTCACGTTGCCAATGCGATTAAGGCGCCGTCTCAGGGTACACTCTACCTCTGCTGA
- the LOC135388999 gene encoding alpha-ketoglutarate dehydrogenase component 4-like isoform X2, which yields MASSTARLAKASIRPHVPLIKFRKGGGLGREQVASSAAAVSKSENAPAPSSKPVGCLPRGSGIEEFELPARYGRKPMSTYEGEYIQRGGPE from the exons ATGGCATCCTCCACGGCAAGGCTGGCGAAG GCCTCAATCAGACCCCATGTCCCTTTAATCAAGTTCCGGAAAGGTGGTGGCCTTGGACGGGAACAAG TGGCATCCAGCGCTGCAGCCGTCTCAAAATCTGAAAATGCGCCAGCGCCATCTTCAAAGCCAGTAGGGTGCTTGCCGAGGGGAAGCGGCATTGAGGAATTTGAACTGCCTGCTCGCTACGGGCGCAAGCCAATGTCCACGTATGAAGGAGAATACATTCAG AGAGGTGGCCCAGAATAA
- the LOC135388999 gene encoding alpha-ketoglutarate dehydrogenase component 4-like isoform X1 has product MASSTARLAKASIRPHVPLIKFRKGGGLGREQANTVSTGPSVASSAAAVSKSENAPAPSSKPVGCLPRGSGIEEFELPARYGRKPMSTYEGEYIQRGGPE; this is encoded by the exons ATGGCATCCTCCACGGCAAGGCTGGCGAAG GCCTCAATCAGACCCCATGTCCCTTTAATCAAGTTCCGGAAAGGTGGTGGCCTTGGACGGGAACAAG CTAATACAGTATCGACGGGCCCTTCAGTGGCATCCAGCGCTGCAGCCGTCTCAAAATCTGAAAATGCGCCAGCGCCATCTTCAAAGCCAGTAGGGTGCTTGCCGAGGGGAAGCGGCATTGAGGAATTTGAACTGCCTGCTCGCTACGGGCGCAAGCCAATGTCCACGTATGAAGGAGAATACATTCAG AGAGGTGGCCCAGAATAA
- the LOC135388994 gene encoding RAB6A-GEF complex partner protein 2-like isoform X1 — translation MIEVNARLLRSVVYVAGDCVDCLVTFKNTATESNHEQNRNCLKKSSAIENLAWASAQIHCHCAVDEAKVLFPKSPSQEQIATGSTDTSFIPCRGEKGHVVFSSKPKILFCDLCLMPGESKTFVYKEMIPTSVPPSYKGQAVRYAYKITIGAQKVNALTKLLRIPIKVFVVKGNQLNRNLCAVTSWNSCATYELFPCISADLTEVLKRRLAKSVPHNPFLPQASKQSVLEIAFDYLEDLTSRRRPNYYNITHQNGKVVRFCLLKSSFRLGEDIVGTFDFAEATIPCVQYSVTLQSEEEVLGESSANGESRVTTLGYCKQHEFCLHLRTTHLALPVPVHITPSFRSDIVELRWKLHFEFVVTTTPVPLPAARTPSGNWHAPELLEVQTMVWDLPISLYPTHPSHVANAIKAPSQGTLYLC, via the exons ATGATCGAGGTGAACGCCAGACTCCTCCGCAGTGTTGTGTATGTGGCCGGTGACTGTGTCGACTGCCTTGTCACATTCAAGAACACCGCGACCGAGAGCAATCATGAGCAGAATAGAAACTG TCTCAAGAAAAGTTCTGCCATCGAAAATTTGGCATGGGCAAGTGCTCAGATCCATTGCCACTGTGCGGTGGATGAAGCCAAAGTTCTCTTCCCAAAGTCTCCTTCGCAAGAACAGATAGCTACGGGGTCAACCGACACATCGTTCATTCCCTGCCGAG GTGAGAAGGGACACGTCGTATTTTCGTCCAAGCCAAAAATCTTGTTCTGCGATTTATGTCTAATGCCTGGGGAGAGTAAAACAT TTGTATATAAAGAAATGATACCCACGTCAGTGCCTCCTTCGTACAAGGGACAAGCAGTGCGATACGCTTACAAAATCACCATTGGAGCTCAAAAGGTGAACGCACTCACCAAGCTTCTACGAATACCCATTAAAGTATTTGTAGTCAAAGGTAATCAACTCAACCGTAATCTGTGCGCTGTCACCTCGTGGAACAGCTGCGCTACATACGAGCTGTTTCCGTGCATTTCCGCAGATCTGACTGAAGTGCTAAAAAGGCGTTTGGCGAAGTCTGTACCCCACAATCCATTTCTTCCTCAAGCTAGCAAGCAATCTGTCCTAGAAATTGCCTTTGATTATCTCGAAGATCTCACCTCAAGGAGAAGGCCCA ATTATTATAACATAACCCATCAGAATGGCAAAGTGGTAAGGTTTTGTCTTCTCAAGAGCTCCTTCAGGCTCGGGGAGGACATAGTCGGGACGTTCGACTTTGCTGAAGCGACCATACCGTGTGTACAG TACTCAGTGACACTTCAGAGTGAGGAAGAGGTGTTGGGAGAGTCCTCAGCGAACGGAGAGTCTCGTGTGACAACGTTAGGCtactgcaagcagcacgaatTTTGCCTGCACCTACGCACTACCCACCTGGCTCTTCCTGTGCCCGTTCACATCACGCCTTCCTTCCGCTCTGATATTG TGGAACTACGGTGGAAGCTTCACTTCGAATTCGTCGTCACGACGACGCCCGTCCCCCTCCCCGCTGCTAGAACGCCATCTGGTAATTGGCACGCGCCCGAACTGCTGGAGGTTCAGACTATGGTGTGGGATCTCCCCATATCTCTGTACCCAACGCATCCGAGTCACGTTGCCAATGCGATTAAGGCGCCGTCTCAGGGTACACTCTACCTCTGCTGA
- the LOC135388994 gene encoding RAB6A-GEF complex partner protein 2-like isoform X4, which yields MIEVNARLLRSVVYVAGDCVDCLVTFKNTATESNHEQNRNCLKKSSAIENLAWASAQIHCHCAVDEAKVLFPKSPSQEQIATGSTDTSFIPCRVVYKEMIPTSVPPSYKGQAVRYAYKITIGAQKVNALTKLLRIPIKVFVVKDLTEVLKRRLAKSVPHNPFLPQASKQSVLEIAFDYLEDLTSRRRPNYYNITHQNGKVVRFCLLKSSFRLGEDIVGTFDFAEATIPCVQYSVTLQSEEEVLGESSANGESRVTTLGYCKQHEFCLHLRTTHLALPVPVHITPSFRSDIVPLSFYPSTIAVELRWKLHFEFVVTTTPVPLPAARTPSGNWHAPELLEVQTMVWDLPISLYPTHPSHVANAIKAPSQGTLYLC from the exons ATGATCGAGGTGAACGCCAGACTCCTCCGCAGTGTTGTGTATGTGGCCGGTGACTGTGTCGACTGCCTTGTCACATTCAAGAACACCGCGACCGAGAGCAATCATGAGCAGAATAGAAACTG TCTCAAGAAAAGTTCTGCCATCGAAAATTTGGCATGGGCAAGTGCTCAGATCCATTGCCACTGTGCGGTGGATGAAGCCAAAGTTCTCTTCCCAAAGTCTCCTTCGCAAGAACAGATAGCTACGGGGTCAACCGACACATCGTTCATTCCCTGCCGAG TTGTATATAAAGAAATGATACCCACGTCAGTGCCTCCTTCGTACAAGGGACAAGCAGTGCGATACGCTTACAAAATCACCATTGGAGCTCAAAAGGTGAACGCACTCACCAAGCTTCTACGAATACCCATTAAAGTATTTGTAGTCAAAG ATCTGACTGAAGTGCTAAAAAGGCGTTTGGCGAAGTCTGTACCCCACAATCCATTTCTTCCTCAAGCTAGCAAGCAATCTGTCCTAGAAATTGCCTTTGATTATCTCGAAGATCTCACCTCAAGGAGAAGGCCCA ATTATTATAACATAACCCATCAGAATGGCAAAGTGGTAAGGTTTTGTCTTCTCAAGAGCTCCTTCAGGCTCGGGGAGGACATAGTCGGGACGTTCGACTTTGCTGAAGCGACCATACCGTGTGTACAG TACTCAGTGACACTTCAGAGTGAGGAAGAGGTGTTGGGAGAGTCCTCAGCGAACGGAGAGTCTCGTGTGACAACGTTAGGCtactgcaagcagcacgaatTTTGCCTGCACCTACGCACTACCCACCTGGCTCTTCCTGTGCCCGTTCACATCACGCCTTCCTTCCGCTCTGATATTG TACCGCTCAGTTTCTACCCCTCCACCATTGCAGTGGAACTACGGTGGAAGCTTCACTTCGAATTCGTCGTCACGACGACGCCCGTCCCCCTCCCCGCTGCTAGAACGCCATCTGGTAATTGGCACGCGCCCGAACTGCTGGAGGTTCAGACTATGGTGTGGGATCTCCCCATATCTCTGTACCCAACGCATCCGAGTCACGTTGCCAATGCGATTAAGGCGCCGTCTCAGGGTACACTCTACCTCTGCTGA
- the LOC135388995 gene encoding probable electron transfer flavoprotein subunit alpha, mitochondrial has protein sequence MLSLTRLGRRGIAQSLHGRFSSTLVLVDHNEGKLLPSTLSAITAAKKIGGDVTCLVLGKNVGGVAAEVSKADGLKKLLVADNEAFEGLLPERLTPVVLATHNQFKFTHIVAAATAFAKALLPRVASKLDVSPVSDVLDVKGPDTFVRSIYAGNAIQTLKAKDPVKVLIIRGTSFEAAGLSGAGAAPENAPTADFNKDSSTFLSQELSKSERPDLTSAKKVISGGRGMKSGENFKMLYDLADKIGAAVGASRAAVDAGFVPNDMQVGQTGKIVAPELYIAIGISGAIQHLAGMKDSKTIVAINKDPEAPIFQVADVGLVADLFKAVPEMLEKIDSYKSK, from the exons ATGTTATCGCTCACACGACTTGGTCGACGAGGTATCGCTCAG AGTCTACATGGGCGTTTCAGTAGCACGCTAGTCTTGGTGGACCACAATGAAGGAAAACTCCTTCCGTCGACACTCAGTGCTATTACCGCTGCCAAGAAGATTGGTGGTGATGTTACCTGCCTTGTGCTCGGCAAGAACGTGGGAGGG GTGGCAGCAGAAGTGAGCAAAGCCGATGGTCTGAAAAAGCTGTTGGTGGCTGACAATGAAGCATTCGAAGGTCTACTGCCtg AGCGGTTGACGCCTGTTGTACTTGCAACCCACAATCAGTTCAAGTTCACTCATATCGTTGCAGCTGCTACAGCTTTCGCAAAG GCTCTGCTGCCACGGGTAGCCTCTAAACTCGACGTCTCTCCCGTGTCCGACGTCTTGGACGTGAAGGGACCAGACACGTTTGTCCGGTCTATATACGCGG GTAATGCCATCCAAACATTGAAAGCAAAGGATCCTGTCAAGGTGCTCATAATTCGAGGTACAAGTTTTGAGGCAGCCGGCCTGTCTGGAGCGGGAGCTGCCCCCGAAAATG CACCCACAGCAGATTTCAACAAAGACTCCTCCACATTCCTAAGCCAGGAGCTGAGTAAGAGTGAACGGCCAGATCTTACAAGCGCAAAGAAGGTCATTTCTGGAG GTCGGGGAATGAAGAGCGGTGAGAACTTCAAGATGCTGTACGACCTCGCGGACAAGATCGGCGCTGCTGTTGGCGCATCGCGTGCCGCCGTGGATGCAGGTTTTGTTCCCAACGACATGCAGGTCGGCCAGACTGGGAAGATCGTAGCACCG GAGTTGTACATTGCAATCGGTATCTCTGGAGCAATCCAGCACCTGGCTGGAATGAAGGACTCCAAGACCATCGTGGCCATCAACAAGGATCCGGAAGCACCGATCTTCCAGGTGGCCGACGTCGGACTTGTGGCCGATCTCTTCAAGGCCGTTCCAGAGATGCTCGAGAAGATAGACTCGTACAAGTCAAAGTGA
- the LOC135388994 gene encoding RAB6A-GEF complex partner protein 2-like isoform X3, whose translation MIEVNARLLRSVVYVAGDCVDCLVTFKNTATESNHEQNRNCLKKSSAIENLAWASAQIHCHCAVDEAKVLFPKSPSQEQIATGSTDTSFIPCRGEKGHVVFSSKPKILFCDLCLMPGESKTFVYKEMIPTSVPPSYKGQAVRYAYKITIGAQKVNALTKLLRIPIKVFVVKDLTEVLKRRLAKSVPHNPFLPQASKQSVLEIAFDYLEDLTSRRRPNYYNITHQNGKVVRFCLLKSSFRLGEDIVGTFDFAEATIPCVQYSVTLQSEEEVLGESSANGESRVTTLGYCKQHEFCLHLRTTHLALPVPVHITPSFRSDIVELRWKLHFEFVVTTTPVPLPAARTPSGNWHAPELLEVQTMVWDLPISLYPTHPSHVANAIKAPSQGTLYLC comes from the exons ATGATCGAGGTGAACGCCAGACTCCTCCGCAGTGTTGTGTATGTGGCCGGTGACTGTGTCGACTGCCTTGTCACATTCAAGAACACCGCGACCGAGAGCAATCATGAGCAGAATAGAAACTG TCTCAAGAAAAGTTCTGCCATCGAAAATTTGGCATGGGCAAGTGCTCAGATCCATTGCCACTGTGCGGTGGATGAAGCCAAAGTTCTCTTCCCAAAGTCTCCTTCGCAAGAACAGATAGCTACGGGGTCAACCGACACATCGTTCATTCCCTGCCGAG GTGAGAAGGGACACGTCGTATTTTCGTCCAAGCCAAAAATCTTGTTCTGCGATTTATGTCTAATGCCTGGGGAGAGTAAAACAT TTGTATATAAAGAAATGATACCCACGTCAGTGCCTCCTTCGTACAAGGGACAAGCAGTGCGATACGCTTACAAAATCACCATTGGAGCTCAAAAGGTGAACGCACTCACCAAGCTTCTACGAATACCCATTAAAGTATTTGTAGTCAAAG ATCTGACTGAAGTGCTAAAAAGGCGTTTGGCGAAGTCTGTACCCCACAATCCATTTCTTCCTCAAGCTAGCAAGCAATCTGTCCTAGAAATTGCCTTTGATTATCTCGAAGATCTCACCTCAAGGAGAAGGCCCA ATTATTATAACATAACCCATCAGAATGGCAAAGTGGTAAGGTTTTGTCTTCTCAAGAGCTCCTTCAGGCTCGGGGAGGACATAGTCGGGACGTTCGACTTTGCTGAAGCGACCATACCGTGTGTACAG TACTCAGTGACACTTCAGAGTGAGGAAGAGGTGTTGGGAGAGTCCTCAGCGAACGGAGAGTCTCGTGTGACAACGTTAGGCtactgcaagcagcacgaatTTTGCCTGCACCTACGCACTACCCACCTGGCTCTTCCTGTGCCCGTTCACATCACGCCTTCCTTCCGCTCTGATATTG TGGAACTACGGTGGAAGCTTCACTTCGAATTCGTCGTCACGACGACGCCCGTCCCCCTCCCCGCTGCTAGAACGCCATCTGGTAATTGGCACGCGCCCGAACTGCTGGAGGTTCAGACTATGGTGTGGGATCTCCCCATATCTCTGTACCCAACGCATCCGAGTCACGTTGCCAATGCGATTAAGGCGCCGTCTCAGGGTACACTCTACCTCTGCTGA